A genomic segment from Tuwongella immobilis encodes:
- the ptsP gene encoding phosphoenolpyruvate--protein phosphotransferase, with the protein MKKGIPISPGIAVARAFRWEHALGQHSPHLIDSTALSGELVRFDHACVAVGLELDRTIERVQSEVSNEAAEIFRAHRSMLRDPNLVGKVHSIILRRQIDVTSALGEALAEYEALFGQLKDEYLRERISDIRDVVGRLMSQIAMEDTQLKLQSTEPIILVAPEILPSQAVMFDRFQIQGIVTETGGSTGHAAILARALGIPAVSGIPDIWKEVHQGDLIAMDGREGHVHINPGPEVESAYRKLQREYVHQRDRMVENRDLPAVSQDGHAIELLSNVNGVPDALVSQSVGASGVGLYRTEYLFLTHPTVPTESEQYENYRQIIEQAPNRRVIIRTLDLGGDKQVPYLGTHREANPFMGWRSVRLLSAYPDFFQTQLRAILRAGQAGDVGLLFPMISTVEEIHRLRRLVDRTRMELTRGNVPFQGKLAIGVMIEVPAAALCIDQMLDEVDFVSIGSNDLTQYVMAADRDNPKVAHLCEPFHPPVFRLLRSVIRTCNERGKPVTLCGEMAGRPRCVLPLLGMGLRRFSMSPAFVPTIKALIRKIDLKDCIPIAEQVTRLRRADEVRAYLSERLRAICPNIAMLDTL; encoded by the coding sequence ATGAAGAAAGGTATCCCGATCTCTCCTGGCATCGCCGTTGCTCGCGCTTTCCGTTGGGAACATGCGCTGGGGCAACATTCGCCGCATTTGATCGATTCGACGGCATTGTCCGGCGAATTGGTCCGATTCGATCATGCGTGCGTGGCCGTGGGATTGGAATTGGATCGCACCATTGAGCGGGTGCAATCGGAGGTGAGCAACGAAGCCGCCGAAATTTTCCGCGCGCATCGGTCGATGCTCCGCGATCCGAATCTGGTGGGGAAAGTTCATTCGATCATTCTCCGCCGACAAATCGATGTGACCAGTGCGCTCGGGGAAGCCCTCGCCGAATACGAAGCCCTTTTCGGCCAACTCAAAGACGAATATCTGCGCGAGCGAATTTCCGATATCCGAGATGTCGTCGGTCGGCTGATGTCGCAAATCGCCATGGAAGACACGCAACTGAAGTTGCAATCCACCGAGCCGATCATTTTAGTTGCCCCCGAAATTCTGCCATCGCAAGCGGTCATGTTCGATCGCTTCCAAATTCAAGGGATTGTCACCGAGACCGGCGGCAGCACCGGCCACGCCGCGATTCTGGCCCGCGCGCTGGGAATTCCCGCTGTCTCCGGGATTCCCGACATTTGGAAAGAAGTTCACCAAGGTGATCTCATCGCCATGGATGGCCGCGAGGGGCACGTCCACATCAACCCCGGCCCGGAAGTCGAGTCCGCCTACCGGAAACTCCAACGCGAATATGTCCATCAACGCGACCGAATGGTCGAGAATCGGGATCTTCCCGCCGTTAGTCAAGACGGGCACGCCATTGAACTGCTGAGCAATGTCAACGGTGTGCCCGATGCATTAGTGTCGCAAAGCGTTGGGGCCAGCGGCGTCGGGCTGTATCGCACCGAGTATCTATTTCTGACGCACCCCACGGTTCCCACGGAAAGCGAACAGTACGAGAACTACCGTCAAATCATCGAGCAAGCGCCCAACCGCCGCGTCATCATCCGCACGCTCGACCTCGGGGGCGATAAACAGGTGCCGTATCTGGGCACCCACCGCGAGGCCAACCCATTCATGGGCTGGCGATCGGTTCGGCTGTTGTCGGCGTATCCCGACTTCTTTCAGACACAGCTACGAGCAATTCTGCGGGCCGGTCAAGCCGGGGACGTCGGACTGCTGTTTCCGATGATTAGCACGGTCGAAGAAATTCACCGCCTGCGACGCTTGGTCGATCGCACCCGCATGGAATTAACCCGTGGCAACGTCCCCTTCCAAGGCAAACTCGCCATTGGCGTGATGATCGAAGTGCCTGCCGCGGCGCTCTGCATCGATCAAATGTTGGATGAAGTCGATTTCGTCAGCATTGGTTCCAACGACCTGACGCAATATGTCATGGCCGCCGACCGCGACAATCCCAAGGTCGCCCATTTGTGCGAACCGTTCCATCCGCCGGTATTTCGGCTGCTGCGATCGGTGATTCGCACCTGCAACGAGCGAGGCAAACCCGTCACGCTCTGCGGGGAAATGGCCGGCCGCCCGCGCTGTGTGTTGCCGTTGCTGGGCATGGGCCTGCGACGATTCAGCATGAGCCCCGCGTTTGTGCCCACCATCAAGGCATTGATTCGCAAAATCGATCTGAAAGATTGCATCCCCATCGCCGAGCAAGTCACCCGACTGCGTCGCGCCGATGAAGTGCGAGCGTACCTCAGCGAACGATTACGGGCCATTTGTCCGAATATCGCCATGCTGGACACGCTCTAA
- a CDS encoding TIGR02996 domain-containing protein has product MNLLTNPLYQAVVHHADEDPPRLIFADWLEEQGQPIWAEVIRTQCRRSQLGQMPWENPREYQSTLQQIEKYGPAWMMGLPRYRGVQSGLSQVLGATFVRGFPEWGQFQSIEALRNAWTRIPNESTMRRFWIGISTRNEDRDNWVRWNADEPTLSAIRELDFSPSGNGFDPIAQNAWAESPHWSGLTGIRSRFSDWDESAWRNWLIAPTKRGIRDLVIHDLDFSNSKLQAMADPEQAGRWRSLNVAYHPDAVSSETLRDLWRSPAVSRLEQWVWSGEQIHEVWFRAMEESSAPLRSVDLPNVRISATHLQRLLQSHHRLQRLRVPLANPNDLSVFQQSNIARLTELEIDLGWQAGPELEILAESPVCQSLEQLTIRVHRCPRSIRERLQQRFGDRLQLVIWER; this is encoded by the coding sequence ATGAATTTGCTCACCAATCCATTATACCAAGCGGTGGTGCATCACGCGGATGAAGATCCACCGCGATTGATTTTTGCCGATTGGCTCGAAGAGCAGGGGCAGCCGATCTGGGCGGAGGTGATTCGCACGCAATGTCGGCGGTCGCAACTGGGGCAAATGCCCTGGGAAAATCCTCGAGAATATCAGTCCACCCTACAGCAAATCGAGAAGTACGGGCCGGCCTGGATGATGGGATTGCCGCGCTATCGCGGGGTGCAAAGCGGGTTGTCGCAGGTGCTTGGAGCGACATTTGTTCGCGGCTTTCCCGAATGGGGACAATTCCAAAGTATCGAAGCGCTGCGGAATGCCTGGACACGGATTCCGAATGAATCGACCATGCGACGATTCTGGATTGGAATTAGTACCCGCAACGAGGATCGCGACAATTGGGTGCGCTGGAATGCCGACGAACCGACGTTGTCGGCGATCCGCGAACTCGATTTTTCGCCCAGTGGAAACGGGTTTGATCCGATTGCTCAGAATGCCTGGGCGGAGAGTCCGCATTGGTCGGGATTAACGGGCATTCGCTCCAGGTTCAGCGATTGGGACGAATCCGCCTGGCGGAATTGGCTGATTGCACCGACGAAACGGGGAATTCGGGATCTGGTGATTCACGATCTCGATTTCTCGAATTCCAAGCTGCAAGCGATGGCCGATCCGGAACAGGCCGGGCGCTGGCGCTCGCTGAATGTGGCGTACCACCCCGATGCGGTGTCGTCGGAGACGCTGCGGGATTTATGGCGATCCCCAGCGGTGTCGCGGCTCGAACAGTGGGTATGGAGCGGCGAACAGATCCATGAAGTCTGGTTCCGTGCCATGGAAGAATCCTCGGCTCCGTTGCGATCGGTTGATTTGCCGAATGTGCGAATCTCGGCGACCCACTTGCAGCGTCTGCTACAATCCCATCATCGGCTCCAACGGTTGCGGGTTCCGCTGGCGAACCCCAACGATTTGAGCGTGTTCCAACAGTCGAATATCGCTCGGTTGACGGAGCTTGAGATTGATTTGGGTTGGCAAGCGGGTCCGGAACTGGAAATTCTCGCGGAATCGCCGGTTTGTCAGTCCCTGGAGCAGTTGACCATTCGTGTGCATCGCTGTCCGCGGTCGATCCGGGAACGGCTGCAACAACGATTTGGCGACCGATTGCAGTTGGTGATTTGGGAACGATGA
- a CDS encoding TIGR02996 domain-containing protein encodes MDWMGHPLVRAIVENLDDDAPRLVFADWLDEHDHASWAELIRVQCRIAGLDEAAVEVPVLRSREQQLLRGAHRPWEATMPRLDGLAWNSRHRQSTGFERGFPEWATWGSLRNWQAQLSRFWEETTINRLAIQLEPSRSVAEVFRLITGSDPRINRLRELDFRLTSGRMEHWVLDAMSEFGVLNQLEGLSITADGVNWDGLSRYLQSHSGVGLVGLSLKLREIAPSLLRVLGDPKRPEPWLLLRLDGRTDSPWELATLLHSPSVEGIHTLELSQEHVHPMILAALIESPRLARLEQLRVASDYWDLPSLRRLVASGMVRMVRHLQLRFHERSSEAVAALAQVTGQTRWLSLRLELGPMGDQAWRMIEESPAFANLRSLQIRTESPEPEREATLRNRFGNRLRWSVVQSRSA; translated from the coding sequence ATGGATTGGATGGGACATCCGTTAGTGCGGGCGATTGTGGAAAATCTCGACGATGATGCCCCGCGCTTGGTCTTTGCCGACTGGCTGGATGAGCACGATCACGCGAGTTGGGCGGAATTGATTCGGGTGCAATGTCGCATTGCTGGGCTGGATGAAGCCGCCGTCGAGGTGCCCGTGCTGCGGTCCCGCGAACAGCAGTTGCTGCGCGGCGCTCATCGCCCCTGGGAAGCGACCATGCCCCGACTCGATGGCTTGGCCTGGAACAGCCGACATCGACAATCCACCGGCTTCGAACGCGGCTTCCCCGAATGGGCCACCTGGGGCAGCCTGCGCAATTGGCAGGCGCAACTCTCCCGATTTTGGGAAGAAACTACCATCAATCGCTTGGCCATTCAATTGGAGCCAAGTCGAAGCGTGGCCGAGGTATTTCGACTCATCACCGGCAGCGATCCACGCATCAACCGCTTGCGGGAATTGGACTTCCGACTCACCAGCGGACGCATGGAACACTGGGTGCTGGATGCCATGTCGGAATTCGGCGTCTTGAATCAGCTCGAAGGCTTGTCCATTACCGCAGATGGAGTCAACTGGGACGGGCTGAGCCGCTATTTGCAATCGCATTCCGGCGTGGGGTTGGTCGGACTATCGCTGAAACTGCGGGAAATCGCCCCGTCACTGTTGCGGGTGTTGGGCGATCCCAAACGACCGGAACCGTGGTTGCTACTACGGTTGGATGGCCGAACCGATTCACCCTGGGAATTGGCCACGTTGTTGCATTCGCCCAGCGTCGAAGGCATTCATACCTTGGAATTATCCCAAGAGCATGTGCATCCGATGATTCTGGCGGCGTTGATCGAATCCCCGCGATTGGCCCGACTCGAACAGTTACGAGTGGCATCCGATTATTGGGATCTCCCCAGTTTGCGGCGATTGGTGGCATCGGGCATGGTGCGGATGGTGCGTCACTTGCAGTTGCGGTTTCACGAGCGATCCAGCGAAGCGGTGGCGGCGTTGGCCCAAGTCACGGGACAGACGCGGTGGTTATCGCTGCGGTTGGAATTGGGGCCGATGGGCGATCAAGCCTGGCGGATGATCGAAGAATCGCCCGCATTTGCGAACTTGCGAAGTCTGCAAATTCGCACGGAATCGCCGGAACCCGAGCGAGAAGCAACGCTCCGGAATCGCTTTGGCAACCGATTGCGATGGTCGGTTGTGCAATCCCGAAGCGCGTGA
- the lpxA gene encoding acyl-ACP--UDP-N-acetylglucosamine O-acyltransferase → MASRIHPTAVISSEAQLADGVEVGPYVVIEGPVQVGTGTILRPFTHLIGPLTIGEGNDIGTGTVIGGKPQHAGYQNEPTSTIVGNHNIFREHVTIHRGSHAGTGVTKVGDHNYFMANAHVAHDCEVGNHCYLINNACLGGHVLMADRSMVSGNSAVHQWCRVGRLSLVSGTTSASKDVPPFMIVQRISQVTGINLVGLRRSQFSQQQIQAIKHAYRVLYRSKTPWNLVIPQLEAEYGLVDVIAELLQFIRTTRRGVCHSFHEARDDRENAAA, encoded by the coding sequence ATGGCCTCGCGCATCCATCCCACGGCGGTGATTAGCTCCGAAGCCCAACTCGCGGATGGCGTTGAGGTTGGGCCATATGTGGTCATCGAGGGGCCAGTCCAAGTCGGCACCGGAACCATTCTCCGACCGTTCACGCATCTGATCGGCCCGCTGACCATCGGCGAAGGCAACGACATTGGCACCGGCACCGTGATTGGTGGCAAACCGCAGCACGCCGGCTATCAGAATGAGCCGACGAGCACGATTGTCGGCAATCACAACATCTTCCGCGAGCATGTCACGATTCACCGCGGTTCGCATGCCGGAACGGGTGTCACCAAGGTCGGCGATCACAACTATTTCATGGCCAACGCTCACGTGGCCCACGATTGCGAAGTCGGCAATCACTGCTACCTGATCAATAATGCCTGCCTGGGCGGACATGTGCTCATGGCAGATCGCTCGATGGTGTCCGGGAATTCGGCGGTGCATCAATGGTGCCGCGTCGGTCGGCTTTCGCTGGTCTCCGGAACCACCTCGGCCAGCAAAGACGTGCCGCCGTTTATGATCGTTCAACGCATCAGCCAAGTGACCGGCATCAATCTGGTGGGGCTGCGACGAAGTCAATTTTCCCAGCAGCAAATTCAGGCGATCAAACATGCGTATCGCGTGCTATATCGCTCGAAGACGCCTTGGAATTTGGTGATTCCGCAACTCGAAGCCGAATACGGACTTGTGGACGTGATCGCGGAATTGCTGCAATTCATTCGCACCACCCGGCGGGGTGTCTGCCACTCGTTCCACGAAGCCCGCGATGATCGGGAAAACGCCGCCGCGTGA
- a CDS encoding sulfatase family protein, translated as MIRRLSYLAMLAAVLGIAPSVLAAKNVVLLIADDLGIEQVGCYGNPIIRTPNLDALAKSGARFTQAFSSVASCSPSRGSLLTGLPTHQCGQYGLAHAAHHSQSFDNVASLPGLLGKAGYATGVIAKLHVGPKAVYPFDAELGPGAGRNPTAIERFTKQFLQQAGDKPFFLLVGYTDPHRDAKGFANKDYPDAQPIVYDPKEVIVPAHLPDRPEVRQELAEYYQSVSRLDDGVGRVLKAIQSAGKADETLVIFLSDNGIPFPGAKTTLYDAGVHLPLLIRAPGKGKPEVVNPSLVSFLDVAPTILDWAGVPAPKAMLGKSLLPLLDGSAPADRTAVYGSHQYHEVTMYYPMRMIRTRKFKLLVNLAHPLEYPSAGDLFDSPTWQGILERKDTQLGRRSLATFLHRPMLELYDVQADPNELKNLAADPAYASTVQELRAQLREWQKLTKDPWLVKDRHE; from the coding sequence ATGATCCGAAGATTGAGCTATTTGGCGATGCTGGCCGCCGTGTTGGGAATTGCCCCATCGGTGCTGGCGGCGAAGAATGTCGTGCTGCTCATTGCCGACGATCTTGGCATCGAGCAAGTGGGATGCTACGGAAATCCGATTATTCGCACACCGAATTTGGATGCGCTCGCCAAGTCGGGGGCGCGATTCACCCAGGCGTTCAGCTCCGTCGCGTCGTGCAGTCCCAGTCGTGGATCGCTGCTGACCGGATTGCCCACGCATCAATGTGGGCAGTATGGGCTGGCGCACGCAGCGCATCATTCGCAAAGTTTCGACAATGTGGCGAGTTTGCCCGGATTGCTCGGCAAAGCTGGGTATGCCACTGGAGTGATTGCCAAATTGCATGTCGGACCAAAGGCGGTCTACCCGTTCGATGCGGAACTCGGGCCAGGTGCCGGTCGCAATCCGACGGCCATCGAGCGCTTCACGAAGCAATTTTTGCAGCAAGCCGGAGACAAGCCGTTTTTCCTGCTGGTGGGTTACACCGATCCGCATCGAGACGCCAAAGGCTTTGCCAACAAAGACTATCCGGATGCCCAGCCGATTGTCTACGATCCCAAAGAGGTGATTGTTCCTGCGCATTTGCCGGATCGACCGGAAGTGCGGCAAGAACTGGCGGAATACTATCAGAGTGTCAGTCGGTTGGATGATGGTGTGGGCCGCGTGCTGAAGGCGATTCAGTCGGCGGGCAAGGCCGATGAGACGCTGGTGATTTTCCTCAGCGACAATGGCATTCCGTTCCCCGGAGCGAAGACCACGCTATACGATGCCGGCGTGCATCTGCCGTTGCTGATTCGTGCGCCCGGCAAGGGGAAGCCCGAGGTGGTCAACCCATCGCTAGTGAGTTTCTTGGATGTCGCGCCAACGATTCTCGATTGGGCCGGTGTCCCCGCACCGAAGGCGATGCTTGGCAAGTCGTTACTGCCGCTGTTGGATGGCAGCGCTCCCGCCGATCGTACCGCGGTCTATGGGTCGCATCAATATCATGAAGTGACAATGTATTACCCCATGCGAATGATTCGCACCCGCAAATTCAAACTGCTGGTGAATCTGGCGCATCCGTTGGAATATCCTTCAGCGGGGGATCTGTTCGATTCACCGACCTGGCAGGGGATTTTGGAACGCAAAGACACTCAACTGGGGCGGCGTTCGCTGGCGACATTTTTGCATCGGCCAATGCTGGAGTTGTACGATGTGCAGGCCGACCCCAACGAACTGAAAAATCTGGCGGCCGATCCGGCGTATGCCTCGACCGTGCAAGAACTTCGGGCACAATTGCGCGAGTGGCAGAAACTCACCAAAGATCCCTGGCTGGTGAAAGATCGCCACGAATAA
- the gcvT gene encoding glycine cleavage system aminomethyltransferase GcvT → MSNLRTPLYDWHVAHKGRMVPFGGWDMPVQYSSILTEHLAVRNRCGWFDISHMARIMLKGPDAEALIQLIWTGDASALAPGRVRYGLVCNEQGGILDDILVTRFPDEWLLVVNASNRQKILAWLQFHAEGKSVTITDHTLEWAMIAVQGPTASLHVPSWMNEFSRMKYYTAAVTTGSDGPEIISRTGYTGEDGFEYIASPAKVLALIERLSSGDNPVVPCGLGCRDTLRLEAAMPLYGHELNESIDPITAGLAWAVKLQKPDFVGKAALVAKLADSARLHRVGLELEGRRAAREGARVLQNGVEIGSVTSGSFAPTLEKSIAMAYVPSSAADLGTSVDVDIRGTITPAKVVALPFYQRGR, encoded by the coding sequence ATGTCGAACTTGCGGACGCCGCTCTACGATTGGCACGTTGCCCACAAAGGCCGCATGGTTCCGTTTGGTGGGTGGGATATGCCCGTGCAATATTCGAGCATTCTCACCGAGCATCTGGCGGTTCGCAACCGGTGCGGCTGGTTCGACATTTCGCACATGGCCCGCATCATGCTCAAAGGGCCAGACGCCGAGGCACTCATTCAACTCATTTGGACCGGCGATGCCAGCGCGTTGGCCCCCGGTCGCGTTCGCTATGGCCTGGTCTGCAACGAACAGGGCGGCATTCTCGACGATATTCTCGTCACGCGCTTCCCAGACGAATGGCTGCTGGTCGTGAATGCCTCGAATCGGCAGAAAATTCTCGCGTGGCTGCAATTTCATGCCGAAGGAAAATCCGTCACCATCACCGATCACACCCTGGAATGGGCGATGATCGCCGTGCAGGGGCCAACCGCCTCGCTGCATGTGCCAAGCTGGATGAACGAATTCAGCCGGATGAAATATTACACCGCCGCCGTCACCACTGGCAGCGACGGGCCCGAAATCATCAGCCGAACCGGCTACACCGGCGAAGATGGCTTTGAATATATCGCTAGCCCCGCCAAGGTGCTTGCGCTGATCGAGCGACTCAGCAGCGGAGACAATCCCGTGGTGCCCTGCGGGTTGGGCTGCCGCGATACCTTGCGACTCGAAGCCGCCATGCCGCTGTATGGCCACGAGTTGAACGAGAGCATCGACCCGATTACCGCCGGACTCGCGTGGGCGGTGAAGCTGCAAAAGCCGGATTTTGTCGGCAAAGCAGCGCTCGTGGCAAAATTGGCAGATTCGGCACGATTGCACCGAGTCGGCCTGGAATTGGAAGGACGTCGCGCGGCTCGAGAAGGGGCCCGCGTGTTGCAAAATGGCGTGGAGATCGGTTCGGTTACCAGCGGGTCATTTGCACCCACGCTGGAAAAGTCGATCGCCATGGCGTATGTGCCGAGCAGTGCCGCCGACTTGGGCACCTCGGTGGATGTCGACATTCGCGGCACGATCACCCCAGCGAAGGTGGTGGCGTTGCCGTTCTATCAACGCGGTCGCTAA
- the gcvH gene encoding glycine cleavage system protein GcvH: MYPESLRYTTSHEWCRAEGSICTVGITQYAVDQLTDVTNLQLPKVGAKLTAGKPFGEIESVKAVFDLNSPITGEVVEVHTALSNDLAQINSSPYEGGWMLKVKLADGASLDHLLTAAQYTEQIAAEGH, translated from the coding sequence ATGTATCCTGAATCGCTTCGGTATACCACCAGCCACGAATGGTGCCGGGCTGAAGGTTCAATCTGCACGGTGGGCATCACCCAATACGCGGTCGATCAATTGACCGACGTGACCAACCTGCAATTGCCCAAAGTCGGTGCTAAACTGACCGCTGGCAAGCCGTTTGGCGAAATCGAATCGGTGAAGGCCGTCTTCGATCTCAATAGCCCGATCACCGGCGAAGTCGTGGAAGTGCATACCGCGTTGAGCAACGACTTGGCCCAGATCAACAGCAGCCCGTACGAGGGCGGTTGGATGCTGAAAGTGAAGCTCGCCGATGGCGCATCGCTCGATCATCTGCTGACCGCTGCCCAGTACACCGAACAAATCGCCGCCGAAGGACATTGA
- the gcvPA gene encoding aminomethyl-transferring glycine dehydrogenase subunit GcvPA: MSYLLNTPEDKDAMLASIGVKSIEELFAPIPAELRMHRPLNIPPAMTEIELTSHLAALADRNQAAGSAICFLGGGAYDHFIPSVVDAISGRSEYYTAYTPYQAEASQGSLQAFYEYQTMMANLTGLEVSNASLYEGGSAVAEAVLMATNLVEGRKKVLIAGSVHPEYRKTLQTYAATLDMTVQTLPTPEGFLNPDDLKAAIDSQTACVVLQHPNFFGTLEEARTIGEITKAAGAIFIVSFDPISLGLLERPGDYGADIAIAEGQSLGTPLGYGGPYLGIMTCRNEYVRKIPGRLVGQTVDRTGKRCWVLTLQTREQHIRRDKATSNICTNQGLFALRAAIYLTALGPQGLKETAELCLRKATYAARQLTAIPGISLRFNRPFFKEFSIRVPAKVEPLLITLREQGYLAGLNLGRWYPNLTDSISVAVTEKRTKADIDGLAQAIKHRLESGALAASL, translated from the coding sequence GTGTCGTATCTGTTGAATACGCCCGAAGATAAAGACGCGATGTTGGCCTCCATCGGGGTCAAAAGCATCGAGGAATTGTTCGCACCGATTCCCGCCGAATTGCGGATGCATCGGCCGCTGAACATTCCCCCCGCCATGACGGAAATCGAACTGACATCTCACCTTGCGGCACTGGCCGATCGCAATCAGGCCGCCGGCTCGGCAATCTGCTTCCTGGGCGGTGGTGCCTACGATCACTTCATTCCGTCGGTGGTCGATGCCATCTCCGGTCGAAGCGAATACTACACCGCCTACACCCCGTATCAGGCCGAAGCCAGCCAGGGGAGCTTGCAGGCCTTCTACGAATATCAGACGATGATGGCCAACCTGACCGGGTTGGAAGTCTCGAACGCCTCGCTGTACGAAGGCGGGTCCGCCGTCGCGGAAGCGGTGCTGATGGCCACCAACTTGGTCGAGGGCCGCAAGAAAGTGCTGATCGCTGGGAGCGTCCATCCCGAATACCGCAAAACGCTGCAAACCTATGCTGCGACGCTGGATATGACCGTGCAGACGCTGCCGACCCCGGAAGGATTCCTCAATCCCGACGATCTGAAGGCGGCCATCGATTCGCAAACGGCTTGCGTGGTTTTGCAGCATCCGAATTTCTTTGGCACGCTGGAAGAAGCCCGCACCATCGGCGAAATCACCAAGGCAGCCGGGGCGATTTTCATCGTCAGTTTCGACCCCATCAGTCTGGGATTGCTAGAACGACCCGGCGATTACGGGGCCGACATCGCCATTGCCGAAGGGCAAAGCCTGGGCACCCCACTGGGCTACGGCGGGCCGTATCTGGGCATCATGACCTGCCGAAACGAATACGTGCGGAAGATTCCGGGACGATTGGTCGGTCAGACGGTCGATCGCACGGGCAAACGCTGCTGGGTGCTGACGCTGCAAACACGGGAACAGCACATCCGCCGCGACAAGGCCACCAGCAACATCTGCACCAATCAAGGTCTGTTCGCCCTGCGAGCGGCGATTTATCTGACCGCCCTGGGACCACAAGGGCTGAAGGAAACCGCCGAACTCTGCCTGCGCAAAGCGACCTACGCGGCACGCCAATTGACGGCGATTCCGGGCATCAGCCTGCGATTCAATCGTCCGTTCTTCAAGGAATTCTCGATCCGCGTGCCGGCCAAGGTGGAGCCGCTGCTCATCACCCTGCGCGAACAAGGCTATCTCGCGGGGCTGAATCTGGGCCGCTGGTACCCGAATCTGACGGACAGCATCAGCGTCGCCGTCACCGAAAAACGCACCAAGGCCGACATTGACGGTCTAGCACAAGCGATCAAGCATCGATTGGAATCCGGAGCACTCGCCGCCAGCTTGTGA
- a CDS encoding DUF4058 family protein, translating to MAGPFPGMDPWLEARGIFPGVHHSLIAHLKSCLNASLPSGFVAEIANSVWIGMPEPRAVQPDVSILQWKSPPVPPAMPGTATPISMLVPLEELQASQELTDWSIEIFEQETEPRLVTSIELLSRKNKQLGEFAREAYRRKQWQLWERGVNIVEIDLLRFGRHSTLLPRERLEAIRRDAVYHVSVADAEMRGRFDVYAIGQRDPLPEIAIPLTRQVGTVSIPLQSALDWVYDDGRYASRINYRQPCDPPLNAEHTSWAEAVIAGWQPEIGT from the coding sequence ATGGCTGGCCCGTTTCCCGGCATGGACCCCTGGCTGGAGGCTCGCGGCATCTTTCCGGGTGTGCATCATTCGTTGATTGCTCATTTGAAAAGTTGCCTGAATGCGAGCTTGCCATCGGGATTTGTTGCGGAAATCGCCAACTCCGTCTGGATCGGAATGCCCGAACCGCGTGCGGTTCAACCGGATGTGAGCATTTTGCAATGGAAATCGCCGCCCGTTCCACCGGCCATGCCGGGAACCGCGACACCGATCTCCATGCTGGTGCCACTGGAAGAATTGCAAGCGAGTCAGGAACTGACCGATTGGAGCATCGAAATCTTCGAGCAGGAGACTGAGCCACGCCTGGTGACATCGATCGAACTGCTGAGCCGCAAAAACAAGCAACTCGGCGAATTTGCCCGAGAAGCGTACCGTCGGAAACAATGGCAATTGTGGGAACGCGGTGTGAACATCGTCGAAATCGACCTGCTCCGCTTCGGCCGACACTCGACATTGCTTCCTCGCGAGCGTCTGGAGGCGATTCGCCGGGATGCCGTGTATCACGTCTCGGTGGCCGATGCCGAGATGCGCGGTCGATTCGATGTTTACGCAATCGGCCAGCGCGATCCGCTGCCGGAAATCGCGATTCCGCTGACTCGCCAAGTCGGCACCGTCTCGATTCCGCTGCAATCCGCACTCGATTGGGTCTACGACGACGGCCGATACGCCAGCCGAATCAACTACCGCCAGCCGTGCGATCCGCCGTTGAACGCGGAACACACAAGCTGGGCGGAGGCGGTCATCGCTGGATGGCAGCCCGAAATTGGAACCTGA